A genomic region of Papaver somniferum cultivar HN1 chromosome 7, ASM357369v1, whole genome shotgun sequence contains the following coding sequences:
- the LOC113297281 gene encoding ATP-dependent Clp protease proteolytic subunit-related protein 4, chloroplastic-like encodes MEISTMSSSRFAIDTRMVVKPVSTRRSLNFSNRISAKATSLKSNFSVPFVGGSISTDFSGQKIRPVSLNPLSTGSRGKRGVVTMVIPFLRGNAWEQPPPDLASYLYKNRIVYMGMSLVPSVTELILAEFLYLQYEDDKKPIYLYINSTGTTKGGEKLGYETEAFAIYDVMRYVKPPIFTLCVGNAWGEAALLLAAGAKGNRSALPSSTIMMKQPIARFQGQASDIELARKEVKNVKTELVKLYARHTGKTAEQIEEDIQRPKYFSPTEAVEYGLIDKVLYNERGREDRGVISDLKKAQLI; translated from the exons ATGGAGATATCAACAATGTCTTCTTCAAGATTTGCGATTGATACACGAATGGTAGTAAAACCCGTTTCAACAAGAAGAAGCCTAAATTTCTCTAACAGAATCTCAGCAAAAGCTACTTCTTTAAAGAGCAATTTCAGTGTCCCATTTGTTGGAGGAAGTATTTCTACTGATTTCTCTGGTCAGAAAATTCGTCCTGTTTCTCTTAATCCATTATCTACTGGTTCTCGTGGGAAAAGAGGTGTTGTCACCATG GTTATTCCATTTCTTAGAGGAAATGCATGGGAACAACCACCTCCAGATCTAGCATCGTACTTGTACAAGAATCGAATTGTGTACATGGGCATGTCGCTTGTTCCTTCTGTGACTGAGTTGATTCTTGCAGAATTTCTGTATCTTCAGTATGAGGATGATAAGAAGCCAATATACCTTTACATAAACTCAACTGGTACAACCAAG GGGGGAGAAAAGTTAGGTTATGAGACAGAGGCATTTGCAATCTACGATGTTATGAG ATATGTTAAACCACCTATTTTTACACTTTGTGTTGGTAATGCATGGGGAGAAGCTGCACTGCTTTTAGCTGCAGGTGCCAAAGGAAACCGTTCTGCTCTTCCTTCATCAACAATTATGATGAAACAG CCAATTGCAAGGTTTCAAGGTCAGGCATCAGACATTGAGCTTGCAAGAAAGGAAGTAAAAAACGTTAAGACAGAGTTG GTCAAACTCTATGCAAGACATACAGGCAAAACAGCTGAACAGATTGAAGAGGATATCCAGCGACCAAAATATTTCAGTCCTACTGAAGCCGTTGAATACGGTCTCATCGATAAG GTATTGTACAACGAAAGAGGCCGCGAAGACCGTGGAGTCATTTCTGACCTAAAAAAGGCTCAGCTTATTTAA
- the LOC113297280 gene encoding U6 snRNA phosphodiesterase-like, translating to MNKPEREAEFRVTRMEALIASYGDDSSSSSDGDVSPPTSPSSLHNSNSEESQAKSEPVRLPPPPLALLNSPNPLDYMEIGQGSRVRNFPHIEGNYALHIFIPVYIPPTTMKNLALFLKRIVKVVPDLHVVDVDIPLSNLCKDDQKLEQVALGREFHISLGRTVPVRVHQIDSILTMLRQKFSSPKQYWIDFSKWEVFVNDEQTRSFLAMEVVAGGLAEVTRQIQSVNEIYRFHNLPEFYKDPRPHISLLWASGNVSDLLKRRVTEVLSAGTMSQSKRIFTCKFKGIKCRIGHKQYKICNGKP from the exons ATGAATAAACCAGAGAGGGAAGCAGAATTTAGGGTGACAAGGATGGAAGCTCTGATAGCAAGCTATGGCGATGATTCATCTTCTTCGTCGGACGGGGATGTCTCACCTCCAACAAGCCCTAGTTCTCTTCATAATTCAAATTCTGAAGAATCACAAGCAAAATCGGAACCAGTGCGTCTTCCGCCACCTCCACTTGCTCTACTCAACTCTCCAAACCCTCTAG ATTATATGGAGATTGGTCAAGGAAGTCGAGTTAGGAATTTTCCACATATTGAAGGGAATTATGCTCTTCATATTTTTATCCCAG TATATATACCACCTACAACAATGAAAAACCTAGCACTATTCTTGAAGAGAATTGTGAAAGTGGTTCCTGACCTCCATGTTGTTGACGTTGACATCCCACTTAGCAACCTATGCAAAGACGATCAAAAGCTTGAACAGGTTGCTCTTGGAAGGGAGTTCCACATAAGTTTGGGAAGAACTGTTCCTGTCCGAGTTCACCAAATAGATTCCATTTTGACAATGCTGCGTCAGAAATTTTCATCTCCAAAGCA GTATTGGATAGATTTTAGCAAGTGGGAGGTTTTTGTCAATGACGAACAAACAAGGTCCTTCCTTGCAATGGAAGTCGTTGCAGGAGGTTTAGCCGAG GTAACTAGGCAAATTCAGTCCGTCAATGAGATTTATAGGTTTCACAATCTTCCAGAATTCTATAAG GATCCTCGCCCACATATCTCACTGTTATGGGCTTCAGGTAATGTCAGTGATCTACTCAAGAGAAGGGTAACAGAAGTTCTCTCAGCAGGTACAATGTCCCAAAGTAAACGTATATTTACTTGCAAATTCAAAGGTATCAAATGTAGGATTGGTCATAAGCAGTATAAAATTTGTAATGGAAAACCCTAA